TACAGGCTGTGATCTAAAATGCATTTAAGTGATTTAGTTTGTGGCTGTATGGAAGCAAATCACAATACAAAAATCATAAGAGTCAAACTGAAGTATATCACTGAGCATGTTTTGCACACATCACCGCCTGATGCCCACAACTCATGTAACCTTTAACAAGCACACGCTGTTCTGCATGGCAATGTGTCGTTAATGAATCACGCTCACAACAGGAGAGGCTGCGGTGAGATCAAAAACTCTCTCGAGCGTCTGTTTCTGTCCAGCCGGCACACAGAAATGACTCACAAAGAGTCATTCGAATCAAAAACATCATGTCAGGTCAGTCACTTACAGTTGGCAGACACACTAAATATTGATTTATCCCACTTCTGTAAGAAAGGATCGACTGAATTCATCATTTCTGCTTATGCTGTCTGTAACCCATATAAAGAAAAGGCAACTTTAAACCAGCGGGTCAGTCATGATGTGGTCAATAATCATAGCTGTCATGTCACACAGTTCAAACGGAACAatttcactctcacagctgATATTATTTTAAACTTACAATGACATCTAGTGGCAGCTTCCTGACAGTTTGGTTCACTATCTGCTTTGGAATGAGCCTCAATCCGAGACGCCGTGTGCAGCAGGAAATTGACTGCATTTTGCTTCAGCGATTTTCTCTGGACTCTATATTTGTCATAGCATGACAGTCTTATATAAAGAACTCCATTACTCTCTGTCTTTTGCAGCGAGGCTCTTTCTCTGCACCGTCATCTTTGTCAAGGTTAGGCTTGTATTTTTTCCAGTATCCAAAGTTTcttttgtctcatctgtcatCTTTACAAGTGTTCTGCCAACTGGTGTTATTAGTCAGAGTGAGCTGCTTTTATGCTGTATTTTTTAGCCTAGTCATATTTCTTTGGATGCTGATATTCGTTTAACATTATAGATCAATTTTTAATGTTCTGACCATTTCCGGTAGATTAGAgaacgtttgtttgtttgtcagtttccATTTTTGAAGATATTTCCATTGCTTTAACTGAACTAAACTATGTGTGCTTACAATTACAGTCTTACAAGTAAAGAAATTCTGCATCATGTGATAGCTTTAGATAGACATTCACACTCAGGCAGCTAATATTTCCCTTCAGCTAACAGCAGTCTTGGGACCTTTTCAGACAGGTTCATAATAAATGGACCATTGATCAGGACAAACCACGTGGTCATTATCCAATAACTTATTAAACatactttattttttctgtggcccatctgttttcttttcacagcgCCCTGCGGTGCACTCCTGGCCACGTCCGGTCCACTTTAAGCGGTTCCTGGCGAAAATGGCATAAGACTTGTCCATGAAAGGTCTCACAGGTGGCCACATCATGATGCGAGCCACCCAGCCAAGACCCACGGCACCATACATGACTGCAAACGCTGGGACCCCACGGTGAACCTGCCAATACGCAAGAGGTTAGCCAACCGGCTTATTTCAACATAATACTACATGAAGGCTAATCTGCAAAGATGGCAATCTGACATACAGAATATTACAGCTCAAGGACAGGTAGTGGAATGTGAATTCACCTCGTCTTTCTCATCAATCACATGCATTTCCTCCATGGCCATCTCATAGCTGATGTTCTTGTATTTCGCTCCATCGTAGCCCGGCAGGGAGATATCGATAAAATCTACTTTTCCAGGctgatttctctctttctccagaAACTGGAGGAAGCGGATCTCCGTCACACATATGGGACAAAGTCCATCATATAACACCTGAAACCGAGCAGGAACAGACGATAACAGCACTACTGTTTTCACTTATAGTGGAGAGAGGACATTTCCAGCTGGCAGACGCTGAATGGCCTCTTTCATAGTTTAATGCTTACACAGGTGAATGATACCTTAATACATTTACGGACAACATCTTATTGTGAGACCAGAATACTAACTGTACTGTCTGCACATATTTCCGCTCTGCATATGAAATACATACAATTCAGTGAATAACACTGTGAAAAGTGGATTGcagcaaaacattaaaatagaATGAGAGCTTAAATTTGAGACAGTACAAGCATAAGTGTCACATTGTTTTGTATCACACTAATCAAATAAAAACTTTTCAAAAGgccaaaaatgaagaaaaatgagtgaatgaaaaacACGAGGAGAAGAAAATTACAACCCTTTGGTTCACGAGGGACAACCGGTGCATGAGACCTAGTTAATATTTGACTTGGAAGACAACTGCAAATAACTTAAATTCTGATTATCTGTAGTTTACATGTAGTGGTGAAAATCAAAGCCCATTTCcaccaggaaaagaaaaagtagATTACAGTTTTgcatgataaaaataaaaaaaaaaatcatcgaTTTAATCTAAGATTAATCCAAAATTTCTGAGATCAAAATGAGATACAGAATTGTGAGATAGTAAGTCATAATGTATATTTGGTGTTAGCATTTCATAATTTTTATTGAATAAATCCCAATTTAGAGACAGATTATTTTTCTTGCATATACCTAAGGCCTATTTATTCTAATAATTATCAAACATTTTTATCATAACACATCACAAAGACGCATCATATTTAGAATCACTAACATCTCCATTTTCCCCAATTACGGGAAGTCGCTTGTGTCATTTCAGGTTAGAGTAAGGGTATCTGGTGCCCCCTCCTCTACATGACACTGATATTCCCGGTCTCAACTTTGGTCTTTGGGCTAAAGTCCATATAATAGTTAAACCGGACTGGATAAGGTGCTGCTCGGACCCACAACACACTCCGCTGGTCCAGATCCAGAGGTTTCAAGGTGACTCGCTTCAAATGTTGACCGGATGTTTGTTTTAAGTGGGCAAATGTGTAGTTTAACCGCCAGCGTTACCACTAGTTTGCTGTTGACCCGATACTATCCAACCAtcagctagctgttagctgctaGCGGTCACACGGGACGTTCAGAAACATTGTTAGAAACGTGAACGTTTGAGTGTAACTGCTGCAAAAACGATAACTCGGACACgtgtctgcttttcttccaaCACCTTAACGAGAGGTTGGTTGGTTATTTTCGAATAAACAACTTTTGGAAAAGGTGCACACGTGAATTTGGCAGCGCATGTTCACCATTCACCGTCCAACTCTGAAATACAAAGCGCCTTTATTAATAGCTACATTGACGGCTTACTGCACACAGCACAACCTTCACCGATGAATGGCTGTGTTATTCAAGGTTGCAGCGATAATACATGAAGCCATGAAGCGTTTATGTGCAGACTGTACAGTAATACAGTAACTAACGGACGCGTACCTTCACATCTGCAGACTCGGAGCTGAAGTTCCGATGCTGATGTTTGCACAGGGCAGGTGTCGCTCTTATCGCCGCATTTGAATTTACACAACCGGGCAGTCTAACCAAACCCGAGATCAAACATGTTCTTACTTTGGAAAACATCTGAAGACACACTTCGCTAACCCAACACACGAATTTGCtattagctaactagctaccTATATAGACTAACTGGGCTCCTCTACCTTGCACTACAGGACTATAGCGTAGCTAACACTAGCTAACGTTACGAGCCAACAATCCACGCGTTACACAAGTGGTTGAGTAACAAAAACATGGGTGACCCGCTGGTCAAATCAAACGACCGGCTTGTAACGTTATGCCAAACATAATCTCGCTTCCTCACTCTTGCCTGGTTACTACTGAAAGCTCAATTCATACACACGGCGAATCAGTTTAATTCAGTTTAATAACAGCAGCCGGAAGCACGAGTGAAGGGGGCGTGGTCAGCGTGtagcctcctctctgtcagctgcgagaggtctcactctgctgcttttttccaagctGAGTGTGAGCGACAAAGCTGAAGTCCCACCCCAAATGTATCTctcatatttgttttattaGTCTTTTCCTGAAATATTATATGAAGGTTTTATGTCCATATTCTAATATATCTGTACGTTTATTGGCTGGCgctggtggaagaagtactcttttacttaagtaacaaTACCACAAAGTAGAAATACTACAAGTTAAAGTCAtgcattcaacattttcaaGTACAAACCTATCAGCATCAAAATACTTGAACTTTCA
This region of Chaetodon auriga isolate fChaAug3 chromosome 10, fChaAug3.hap1, whole genome shotgun sequence genomic DNA includes:
- the LOC143327151 gene encoding uncharacterized protein LOC143327151, giving the protein MFSKVRTCLISGLVRLPGCVNSNAAIRATPALCKHQHRNFSSESADVKVLYDGLCPICVTEIRFLQFLEKERNQPGKVDFIDISLPGYDGAKYKNISYEMAMEEMHVIDEKDEVHRGVPAFAVMYGAVGLGWVARIMMWPPVRPFMDKSYAIFARNRLKWTGRGQECTAGRCEKKTDGPQKK